From one Streptomyces sp. N50 genomic stretch:
- a CDS encoding DUF1877 family protein has translation MDMTLRRISAADADKGFRHVVSGFSGERSGVESECFLGREWEVLEQVLLAQGPEEISELPITMGDLLGDDDLGTACFYLPPDEVAVAARFLVGVDAERSVAEHADEIARTFRHGDIPDGYLEILGRYLKNVRDFYIAADQAGEGVAKLVQG, from the coding sequence ATGGATATGACGCTTCGAAGGATTTCCGCTGCGGACGCGGACAAGGGATTCCGGCATGTCGTATCGGGATTCTCGGGTGAGCGCAGTGGTGTGGAGAGCGAGTGCTTTCTCGGCCGCGAGTGGGAAGTCCTGGAGCAGGTCCTGCTGGCTCAGGGGCCGGAGGAGATCAGTGAACTTCCCATCACCATGGGCGATCTCCTCGGTGACGACGACCTCGGCACCGCCTGCTTCTATCTCCCGCCGGACGAGGTGGCGGTCGCAGCCCGTTTCCTGGTCGGCGTCGACGCCGAACGGTCCGTTGCCGAGCACGCCGACGAGATCGCAAGGACGTTTCGCCATGGTGATATCCCGGACGGCTACCTGGAAATCCTCGGCCGTTACCTGAAGAACGTTCGTGATTTCTACATCGCAGCCGATCAGGCAGGTGAAGGCGTTGCGAAACTTGTCCAGGGCTGA